A single window of Candidatus Methylomirabilota bacterium DNA harbors:
- a CDS encoding uroporphyrinogen decarboxylase family protein has product MDKRSRVMAALRREAVDRPPVSFWRHVPDVDHTAAGLAEAMLAFQRRWDLDFVKVMSSGVYCVEDWGCQVAYQGSPNGAKQCTKHAVQDRADWSRIRALDPGAGALGRELEAVRLIARGRSDDAPILHTLFSPLTVARKLAGDRAVADLRDEPAAVEPALDAIAETMARHAQAALSAGADGLFFATQAATPEVVTAEEWSRFEQPRIRRMLDAVAATSAFTLLHLHGRDVYFDQAARLPVHAINWHDRLAAPSLGDARARFTGGLVGGLGEGRTLLRGPADAAAAEAGEAIAQTGGRGILVGPGCVLPLATPDAHLSAVLAAVKAAR; this is encoded by the coding sequence ATGGACAAGCGCTCTCGCGTGATGGCCGCGCTCCGACGGGAAGCCGTCGATCGGCCTCCGGTCTCGTTCTGGCGACACGTTCCCGACGTCGACCACACCGCGGCGGGGCTCGCCGAGGCGATGCTCGCGTTCCAGCGCCGCTGGGATCTCGACTTCGTGAAGGTGATGTCGAGCGGCGTCTACTGCGTGGAGGACTGGGGCTGCCAGGTGGCCTACCAGGGCTCCCCCAACGGGGCCAAGCAGTGCACGAAGCACGCGGTGCAGGACCGCGCCGACTGGAGCCGCATCCGCGCGCTCGACCCGGGGGCGGGCGCGCTCGGCCGCGAGCTCGAAGCGGTGCGGCTGATCGCGCGCGGCCGCTCCGACGACGCGCCGATCCTGCACACGCTCTTCTCGCCGCTCACGGTGGCGCGCAAGCTGGCCGGCGATCGCGCGGTGGCCGATCTTCGCGACGAGCCGGCCGCCGTCGAGCCCGCGCTGGACGCCATCGCCGAGACCATGGCCCGGCACGCGCAGGCGGCGCTGTCCGCCGGGGCCGACGGCCTCTTCTTCGCGACCCAGGCCGCCACGCCCGAGGTGGTCACCGCCGAGGAATGGTCGCGCTTCGAGCAGCCCCGGATCCGACGCATGCTCGACGCGGTGGCCGCGACCTCGGCCTTCACGCTGCTGCACCTGCACGGGCGCGACGTGTACTTCGACCAGGCCGCCCGGCTGCCCGTGCACGCGATCAACTGGCACGATCGGCTCGCCGCGCCGAGCCTCGGCGACGCCCGTGCGCGCTTCACCGGCGGGCTGGTGGGCGGGCTCGGGGAAGGCCGGACCCTGCTGCGCGGGCCGGCCGACGCCGCCGCCGCGGAAGCCGGCGAGGCGATCGCCCAGACCGGCGGGCGCGGCATCCTGGTCGGCCCGGGCTGCGTCCTGCCCCTGGCCACTCCGGACGCCCACCTGTCCGCGGTCCTCGCCGCGGTGAAGGCGGCGCGATGA